A region of the Sphaerodactylus townsendi isolate TG3544 unplaced genomic scaffold, MPM_Stown_v2.3 scaffold_1387, whole genome shotgun sequence genome:
TGAGGATGAAGCTACCTTTCACGAAGGACAAACTGCGATCAGATCTCCTGACGTTTTATTTAATGTCTCAAACAATCAGCTAGGGGTGCAGGATTTGAATAAGGGCTGTGATATTGGGCCATGTTATTTCTTCAATAGAAACTAATCAGATGTCTATAGTGGCCCTGTCTTTTTGCCCTGCCGTGACTAACAGCAACTTCTGGAAGGAAGCTCTGTCCATTCGAGAAGCAGCATAGCAGCAAAATAGAAACTCCCTGATCCTATAAAATGACCCAAATGAAAATAAGCTTCCTGTTTTCCCTGCTGCATTTTAAGATTACATTATACACATGACATTTTCACTTTGAGCAACAACATGACTGCAGCAATTCCTTCCTACCTCTGCTCATCCGTCTCTGGCTCCACCAAGATATTCTCCTGCCTCTCCTTCACCCGTAGGAACACAAAGGAGTCCAGGTTTGGTTTGGTGACTGCAAGGAAAGACAGTACAAGACAGGCAGGTCACGGGAACTGAAGCCCCTTGCATGACATGAATGCAAATGGCCTCTAGTCCAACCCCAGTGAAAGGATCTTGGGTAACAGATGACTTTGGAGAAGTCTACTTGTGAATACTTGGCTGATGGATCCAAACCGGTTTCAAGGTTTACTGGCAAGAGTCCACTGCTTTGGTGACAGAGAACATCATTTGCATTAAGATGATCGCAGATTCAAGCAGCTGGGTAACCAGGTTGACAAATACCTCTTTCAAAGACCTTGGGGACCACCAGGGGTCACAGTGGACTATACTGAGCCAGATGGGTCAGACTGCATAAAAGGATGAGCTACCATTTGTGGCTAGAAGAAATACCCAGAAGGCTAAGGAGAACAAGACATATGCCTTCAAGCACCACCTTCTGCCAGGATACAGAAGTGGATCCCAGAATCTGCCAGCCCTGATGCTAGCCTGCCAAAGAGCAGATGATCAACCCTTAGCATTAAGGGAACATTCACTGCCTAAATTTAGACCGCCAGTTCCTCAGGGCAGGGACCCAACTAACTGCACTTGTGCAACTCCACAAAGATCTAGGTGGGGCCGGATAAAGTCAGGCCTTGCTTACCTGCCTTCAGGAGGTCCACCTTCTGAAGGTTGGGAGGCATGTGCTTCAGAGCCACATTCCGGAAATGAGCCTCTGTGTTTGCCATGTACCTGCAAGCAAGGAGAAGCAGCCCCTTTCAAAGGAAAAGACCTGGAAACAGAGAGCCTGAACTTTGCCAGTCACCAAACATGAACAGAGAACATCCCAaggaacgtaagaacataagaacaagccagctggatcagaccaaagtccatctagtccagctctctgctactcgcaatggcccaccaggtgcctttgggagctcacatgtaggatgtgaacgcaatggccttctgcggctgttgctcccgatcacctggtctgttaaggcatttgaaatctcagatcaaggaggatcaagattggtagccataaatcgacttctcctccataaatctgtccaagccccttttaaagctatccaggttagtggccatcaccacctcctgtggcagcatatt
Encoded here:
- the LOC125424895 gene encoding DNA replication complex GINS protein SLD5-like, which encodes MANTEAHFRNVALKHMPPNLQKVDLLKAVTKPNLDSFVFLRVKERQENILVEPETDEQREYVIDLDENSQHLIRYKTIAPLVASGAVQLI